A window from Amblyomma americanum isolate KBUSLIRL-KWMA chromosome 7, ASM5285725v1, whole genome shotgun sequence encodes these proteins:
- the LOC144098816 gene encoding uncharacterized protein LOC144098816 — protein sequence MLASLHRAKRSTAVEEAGHFAMAQVTNVRQEETTTPLATQQDPPPLLHRPKEGIPPRDPAQDGRATPAGGALSRRAPSGPVGSSWAAAAFVLGKAAAVGRTGATTDNAAAAPLDGCSLRSSPHPIARRRETLGRAHHTAPSTWITRTGDTG from the exons ATGTTAGCGAGCCTCCATCGCGCGAAGCGCAGCACTGCAGTGGAAGAAGCTGGCCACTTCGCAATGGCACAGGTGACGAACGTCAGACAAGAG GAGACAACAACGCCCCTGGCGACTCAGCAGGACCCTCCTCCTCTCTTGCACCGACCGAAAGAAGGGATACCGCCACGTGACCCAGCCCAAGATGGCCGCGCGACGCCCGCGGGAGGAGCACTCAGCCGACGTGCTCCGTCTGGACCGGTTGGTAGTAGCTGGGCGGCCGCAGCGTTCGTCCTCGGCAAGGCCGCCGCCGTTGGGCGCACAGGAGCCACCACAGACAacgccgccgctgcaccgctcgacgGCTGCAGCCTGCGTAGCTCCCCTCACCCGATCGCTCGGCGGCGGGAAACACTCGGCCGCGCACACCACACCGCGCCGAGCACGTGGATTACGCGCACGGGCGACACCGGATGA